The DNA sequence GACACAAACATTAGGGAGATATACTTGACACAAACATCCGGTGCATGTGACACAAGCATCAGGTGCATATACTTGACACAAACATCAGCTACATATACTTGACACAAACATTAGGGACATATACTTGACACAAACAGTAGGGACATACACTTCACACTAACATCAGGGACATATACTTGACACAAACATCAGGGACATATACTTGACACAAACATCAGGGGCATATACTTGACACAAACATTAGGGATATACACTTGACATAAACATCAGGGACATACACTTGACACAAACATTAGGGACATATACTAGTACTTGACACAAATACCAGGTACATATACGTGACACAAACATCAGGGGCATATACTTGACACAAACATCAGGGACAGATACTTGACACAAACATCAGGGGCATATACTTGACACAAACATTAGGGATATACACTTGACATAAACATCAGGGACATACACTTGACACAAACATTAGGGACATATACTAGTACTTGACACAAATACCAGGTACATATACGTGACACAAACATCAGGGGCATATACTTGACACAAACATCAGGGGCATATACTTGACACAAACATCAGAGACAGATACTTGACACAAACATCAGGGGCATATACTTGACACAAACATTAGGGATATACACTTGACATAAACATTAGGGACATATACTAGTCCTTGACACAAATACCAGGTACATATACTTGACACAAACATCAGGGGCATATACTTGACACAAACATCAGGGGCATATACTTGACACAAACATCAGGGGCATATACTTGACACAAACATCAGGGACATATACTTGACACAAACATTAGGGACATATACCTGACACAAACATCAAATATATATGCTTGACACAAACATCAGGGGCATATACTTGACACAAACATCAGGGGCATATACTTGACACAAACATTAGGGACATATACCTGACAAAAACATCAGGGACATATACCTGACACAAACATTAGGGACATATACCTGACACAAACATTAGGGACGTCTACTGGTCTACTGTCGTAAACCATGATGCATCGATACATCCACTGGTCTTCTGAACACCTTGTGTGCCACTAAACAACACCGGCTAATCTTTCCTCGTCTTCGTGACGCTTGGCCTTCCTGATGGATGCCAGTGCTGTGAGACCTGATGCCACGAGGGAAACTACACATCCAAGGACAGCCAGACAAATTGACCAACCCACCGCAAATTCCTTGCTCCTCTCCACAAGTAGCTGGTGCTTTCCCAGGAAGATGGTGAAGGCAAGGAGGACAAACAGACCTGAAACAACCCTTCTAACGTTAGTTGCAACTCGACGGTGGTTAAGACGTCAGTCCTACTATGTAACCAATGATAATGTCTTTTCGACGGAGAATGACTAAAACGTCATTAGGTCTCTAAGAAAGTGATACGTAGTATACATCGTGGCAGGTGTATGGACCAGTTAGTGCCCTCAGACAACAGCTGGCGCAGAATAGACATGCTGGAGGGTGTGTCTAGCCCATGTACTTGTTGGTGCCGCCAGACAGGAGATTTCATAGTATGAACATACTGGACGGTGTGTCTAATCTATGTTTCTGTTGGTTCCCCAAGGCAGTGCTTGGTGGGATATAGATATCCTGGAAGCTGCGTATAGTCTATGTACCTGTTGGTGTCCCCAGACAGTACAGAGTGTAGGATAGATATGCTTTAGTGTGTGCTCAGTCTAAGTACGTGTTGGTACCCCAGACTGCAGATGGTGTGAGCTAGATTTACAGGATGGTGTGTTTAGTACTTAGTGTCTCGTGTACGTACCCGCTGCCCCCAGACAGTAGATGGCAACTGATCTGACCACGACCTTCCTTAGGGGAACATAGAAAATGTGCAGGATTAAGGCGACCTGCGTCAGCACCACGgcaaatgtcataaaaatctTGCTGATGAAAAGAAACTCTGCAACAAATGAAGAAACAGTGTCAGTGTAATTACACATAGGTAGGTGGGTATTTTGGTGGTAAAGCAGTTAATTATGAAGAGAACGGTAGATAGTTTGACAGATATCTATGTAATTTAGTAGGAAGTAAGGAAGGTAGGCAGGTAGATAGGTTAGTCAGGCAGGTCGGCTGGCAGTTAGGTGGGTGGGTAGTTAGGTAGACACTCAGGTAAACAGAAAGGTACCCAGGCaggtaggtgggtaggtggTTGAGTCGGCGGTTTTGTTAGTTGGAATAGACAACAACTAAGCTTTTACCTTTACCGCCTTCAATCTCGTATGTCACAGACAGGACGCAGTTGCCATCCTCTCCACACTCGGACTTTGTCCACAGGCCGTAGTTGATGTATGTTCCCCGGACACTGGTGACCCGCCACCAGTAGGGCAGGAGCATGGCCAGATCCACCAACACGGTGCCCACCAACGTTACGACAAATGCTGCTATAGCGACAGGGTTGATCCACATCTTTCACCAACGTATATGTGTGGGAACCGTCTACAGTGTCGTGAATGACGAGTGTTAGGGCTACTGATCTCTgagaaaaaaaagaatattttccTATTGTTTATTCCAGTGTAAAAGCCATCGGACCATGTACACAGCTACAGACATTTTTTGGCGAGTTTAAACAATAAGGATTGTCTTTCTTTTAAGAAGTGCAAGTTTTCCAAATTGTGAGAGGTTACAGAGAATAGCGAGGTTACAGAGAATAGCGAGGTTACAGAGAATAGCATTATTTGTACAGGAGAGTAAGTTACAGTTAACATAGATTTTGGCGTGAAGAAGTGAATGTCATAAAGTATCATGAGCTGGCAAGTAAGACTAAAATGGCATTCGTCTTCAACGCTATGGTAATCACAGACTTGGCATATTCTTTCTCCGTAGAGTAATCCTCCCCAGCGTCCGCTATTAACTCTCAGTGGTAGTTTTGATGATCTAAGAAGGTAACGTAGACCTCGGTGTTCTCGTTTAGTTAAAGTCGACAAGTAAAATTCTATGTTTAATAAAGATTTGAAATGTTGATTTAAAATGAGTAAAGTTTCTTCGACTCTGTGATCCGTACGTGTCATTCTTGCTAGTTACAGTCTTTAAGTTTCCGTTTAGAAACGTTCAAAATATAATTAATATCGCCAACCTCTTGATAAAGCCAAACTGAACCGAATCCGTACATGAAGAATAAATCTCGAATATTTGACACCCAAGTTCTTCCATTCTGATCGTCTAGAGTCTCTGATTAGAGATATTCTTGTTTCGGATTTCTGTAGCCAGGCACTGATATCAACTTTAATCAGAACTTGATCTATCTTGCGTGATAATCAACACCAGTCACTGTATCAAAAAAAGTCATTGTACAGTGATAAACCACATTgagtcaaatatatccaaactTAATATCAGACAAACAGCAGTCGTCACATGCAGCTGATGAAACAGAATTCATTTGACGTAAAAGTTATGAATGCTGAAAACAGTGAGCGGCCTCTCTCACAGGTGGCACAATGGcatatgcttgaaaacatacactatttgaaaacaacatttaccaaCAACGAACAATAAATCGCAC is a window from the Haliotis asinina isolate JCU_RB_2024 chromosome 9, JCU_Hal_asi_v2, whole genome shotgun sequence genome containing:
- the LOC137295888 gene encoding uncharacterized protein, which produces MWINPVAIAAFVVTLVGTVLVDLAMLLPYWWRVTSVRGTYINYGLWTKSECGEDGNCVLSVTYEIEGGKEFLFISKIFMTFAVVLTQVALILHIFYVPLRKVVVRSVAIYCLGAAGLFVLLAFTIFLGKHQLLVERSKEFAVGWSICLAVLGCVVSLVASGLTALASIRKAKRHEDEERLAGVV